Proteins found in one Deltaproteobacteria bacterium genomic segment:
- a CDS encoding Txe/YoeB family addiction module toxin, whose amino-acid sequence MVKWKLFFTDQACKDSKKLERSGLKEKAEKLLKVLESNPYQKPPPFEKLRGDLAGCCSRRINIQHRLVYQIYDKSKSIKILRLWSHYE is encoded by the coding sequence GTGGTAAAGTGGAAATTATTTTTTACAGATCAGGCTTGTAAAGATTCAAAAAAACTTGAGCGTTCTGGTTTAAAAGAAAAAGCGGAAAAACTTTTAAAAGTATTAGAGAGTAATCCTTATCAAAAACCCCCACCCTTTGAAAAATTAAGAGGAGATCTTGCTGGATGTTGTTCACGCAGAATTAATATTCAACATCGTTTGGTTTATCAAATCTATGATAAATCCAAATCGATAAAAATTCTTCGTCTCTGGTCTCATTATGAATAA
- a CDS encoding type II toxin-antitoxin system Phd/YefM family antitoxin — protein MNHLNVTEARANLYRLVDELAESHETIQISGKRANAVLVSEEDWKSVQETLYLISIPGMRESILKGKDTPLKKCKRKLPW, from the coding sequence ATGAATCATTTGAATGTTACAGAAGCTCGCGCTAATCTCTACCGACTTGTAGATGAACTTGCTGAATCTCATGAGACTATTCAGATTTCAGGAAAGAGAGCAAATGCGGTATTAGTTTCTGAAGAAGATTGGAAATCTGTACAAGAAACACTTTATTTGATTTCAATTCCAGGGATGCGGGAATCGATATTAAAGGGTAAAGATACGCCTTTGAAAAAGTGTAAGAGAAAACTGCCGTGGTAA
- a CDS encoding cobalamin-dependent protein (Presence of a B(12) (cobalamin)-binding domain implies dependence on cobalamin itself, in one of its several forms, or in some unusual lineages, dependence on a cobalamin-like analog.), producing the protein MPVHKIKTWLFGDESKNSPEAKVDLKKIKPYGDHLGDGAMQLSFTLPLAMSPEAKEAAKIYAERMGLEKVIVASAERIGESFSFFVVYGHSRQVLDFTRVKVPKAEFEIFSREEIESKIKNTLKRKIVVVGATTGSDAHTVGIDAILNRKGYKGDYGLESYQGFKVYNLRAQVENETLLKKAREFKADAILVSKLVTQQDQHLKDLKDLTLLLKKEKGLNPHLIKIVGGPRITHAIAKRAGFDAGFGTGTLPSEVASFIVGELTKKAN; encoded by the coding sequence ATGCCCGTACATAAAATAAAAACCTGGCTTTTTGGAGACGAAAGTAAAAATTCTCCTGAAGCCAAAGTCGATTTAAAAAAAATCAAACCCTACGGCGATCACCTGGGGGATGGCGCCATGCAGCTTTCTTTTACCTTGCCCCTCGCGATGAGTCCGGAAGCGAAGGAAGCAGCTAAGATTTATGCGGAGAGAATGGGTCTGGAAAAAGTGATTGTGGCCAGTGCGGAACGCATAGGGGAGTCCTTCAGTTTTTTTGTGGTCTATGGACATTCCAGGCAGGTGCTCGATTTCACCCGGGTGAAAGTTCCCAAAGCAGAGTTTGAAATTTTTTCGCGTGAAGAGATCGAATCGAAAATCAAAAATACCCTCAAAAGAAAAATTGTAGTGGTGGGCGCCACGACAGGAAGCGACGCCCATACGGTGGGCATAGATGCCATCCTGAATCGCAAGGGTTATAAGGGCGATTATGGTTTAGAATCCTACCAGGGCTTTAAAGTTTACAATTTAAGGGCCCAGGTAGAAAACGAAACTCTGCTGAAGAAAGCCCGAGAGTTCAAGGCAGATGCCATTTTAGTGTCCAAACTCGTCACTCAGCAAGATCAGCATCTGAAAGATTTGAAAGATCTCACGCTACTTCTCAAAAAAGAAAAGGGATTGAATCCCCATCTGATTAAAATTGTCGGTGGGCCACGAATCACGCATGCGATTGCAAAACGCGCAGGCTTTGATGCGGGCTTTGGAACGGGTACTTTACCCAGTGAAGTAGCCAGTTTTATTGTGGGGGAATTGACGAAAAAAGCAAATTGA
- a CDS encoding D-lysine 5,6-aminomutase subunit alpha, with protein sequence MNKLNLDHDKINEARNLAENITGPVLRYVDYHSTVSIERTVLRLFGVQGYGTHLPLVNEIVDTLDKPKLARGIAYWFCLGLFHHPKLSVQELAQAVAEKKIRLGELAEAPRDKVELIAKNLAHQALKKIKDRANKRAQLKSKFRSNIQGPLKYIIIATGNIHEDVVNAKASAEMGADIIAVIRSTAQSLLDFVPEGATTEGFGGTFATQKNFQIMREALNDSTHKLKRYIGLTNYSSGLCMPEIAAMGALEGLDYLLNDSMYGILFRDINMKRTFTDQYFSRQICAAADITIMTGEDNYLTTAESFHYWFQVLSSQLLNESFAKRAGMREHQLALGHAFEMDPDFEDNIAHEIAQAQLVRELFPHSPIKFMPPTKHKTGDIFSANLYDGLFNLAGAMTGQSIQLLGMMTEAIHNPYLMDRFVGLKNANYIFKGASALADEVEFKPNGKIVRRARQMLDQALILLKKVEKLGLMQSIEQGLFAHMERAKEGGKGLEGVFQKDRSYFNPFFEKKKEHARGNEAEDLRRLAQEEKERRN encoded by the coding sequence ATGAACAAACTCAATCTAGACCACGACAAAATAAACGAGGCACGAAACCTGGCTGAAAACATTACCGGTCCCGTGTTGCGCTACGTCGATTACCATTCCACGGTTTCCATCGAACGTACAGTGCTTCGCTTGTTTGGTGTACAGGGTTATGGAACTCATCTGCCTTTGGTGAATGAAATTGTGGATACTCTTGATAAACCAAAATTGGCTCGGGGGATTGCGTACTGGTTTTGCCTGGGTTTGTTTCATCATCCTAAATTGTCGGTTCAAGAACTGGCTCAGGCGGTGGCCGAAAAAAAAATCAGGCTGGGCGAATTAGCAGAAGCTCCACGCGACAAGGTGGAGCTCATCGCCAAAAACCTTGCCCATCAGGCCCTTAAAAAAATCAAGGACAGGGCAAACAAAAGGGCTCAACTCAAGAGTAAATTCAGGTCCAATATTCAGGGGCCTCTAAAATATATTATTATCGCCACCGGAAATATTCATGAAGATGTGGTGAACGCCAAGGCCTCGGCGGAGATGGGGGCCGACATCATTGCCGTGATACGCTCTACGGCGCAAAGTCTGCTGGATTTTGTTCCTGAAGGCGCCACCACCGAAGGCTTTGGGGGGACCTTCGCGACCCAGAAAAATTTTCAGATCATGCGCGAGGCGCTGAATGATTCTACCCACAAACTCAAACGCTATATCGGGCTTACCAATTATTCTTCCGGCCTGTGCATGCCAGAAATAGCCGCCATGGGCGCCTTGGAGGGCTTGGATTATCTGTTGAACGATTCGATGTACGGAATTTTATTTCGTGACATCAACATGAAGCGAACCTTCACCGACCAATATTTTTCACGCCAGATCTGTGCCGCAGCCGATATTACGATTATGACGGGCGAGGACAATTATCTGACCACCGCCGAGTCTTTTCATTATTGGTTTCAGGTGCTCAGTTCGCAGTTGCTCAATGAATCCTTCGCCAAAAGAGCCGGCATGCGCGAGCATCAGTTGGCCCTGGGACACGCCTTTGAGATGGATCCTGATTTTGAAGACAACATTGCCCACGAAATTGCGCAGGCCCAGTTGGTAAGAGAACTCTTTCCTCATTCCCCCATTAAATTCATGCCCCCCACCAAACATAAAACGGGCGATATCTTTTCTGCCAATTTGTATGATGGCCTCTTTAATCTGGCGGGCGCCATGACGGGTCAAAGTATTCAACTTTTAGGGATGATGACCGAGGCCATTCATAATCCTTATTTGATGGATCGATTCGTTGGTTTAAAAAATGCGAACTATATTTTTAAGGGTGCCTCGGCCTTGGCGGATGAAGTCGAATTCAAACCCAATGGAAAAATTGTGAGGCGTGCAAGGCAGATGTTAGACCAAGCTTTGATCTTGCTTAAAAAAGTAGAAAAACTGGGGCTGATGCAATCCATTGAACAAGGATTATTTGCACACATGGAACGTGCGAAAGAGGGTGGCAAAGGCTTGGAGGGCGTGTTTCAAAAAGATAGAAGTTATTTTAATCCTTTTTTTGAAAAGAAAAAAGAGCATGCGCGTGGAAATGAAGCAGAGGACTTGAGGCGACTGGCACAGGAGGAGAAGGAGAGACGCAATTAA
- a CDS encoding type II toxin-antitoxin system RelE/ParE family toxin → MLKKILIHDKAQNELWEAYEYYELQKEELGDRLLGELYNSIRTIVEFPNTGKIMPGGQRQFLLKRFPYGIIYSVKEESILYILAIIHLKRKPNYWISRLHS, encoded by the coding sequence ATGCTTAAAAAAATCTTAATACATGACAAAGCTCAAAACGAGCTTTGGGAGGCCTATGAATATTACGAGTTACAAAAAGAAGAACTTGGAGATCGATTGCTTGGAGAATTGTATAACTCCATACGTACCATTGTTGAATTCCCCAATACAGGTAAAATAATGCCTGGGGGGCAACGTCAGTTTTTATTAAAGCGTTTTCCTTATGGGATTATTTATTCTGTAAAAGAAGAATCTATTCTCTATATACTAGCGATTATTCATCTTAAGAGAAAACCAAACTATTGGATTTCAAGACTACACTCATGA
- a CDS encoding addiction module protein encodes MNFEKLKEEALKLDIHEREMLVTDLIDSIHQNEEVFELDDAWKEEIERRTADIENNKACWLSEEEFWGKINENIKCLKKS; translated from the coding sequence ATGAATTTTGAAAAATTAAAAGAAGAGGCACTTAAATTGGATATTCATGAAAGGGAGATGTTAGTAACGGATTTAATCGATAGTATTCATCAGAACGAAGAGGTTTTTGAACTAGATGACGCTTGGAAAGAAGAAATTGAAAGAAGGACTGCAGATATTGAAAACAACAAAGCTTGCTGGCTGAGTGAAGAAGAGTTTTGGGGAAAGATTAATGAGAATATAAAATGCTTAAAAAAATCTTAA
- the ablA gene encoding lysine 2,3-aminomutase, producing the protein MKLPYINNTNPLYFQKFPLWNKVSREQWMDYKWQMKNTITTGAHLQKIIPLSDEARDRIDSTLSKYKFAVTPYWASLIDEKNPECPFLLQAVPTPSELSVAEVDLEDPLGEDVDSPVPGLTHRYPDRVLVLITSICSLYCRFCTRRRLILDKEGHLKRGQIERILEYIGQHREIRDVILSGGDAVVTGSILESWLKGLRAIPHVEIIRIASKVPCVMPMRITDELARMIKKYQPVFFMTHFNHPFEITPESAEACARLVDHGIPVMNQTVLLRKINSDPVIMKKLMQELLRIRVKPYYIYQCDLSEGLSHFRTPLGKGIEIIEYLRGHTSGLAVPEFVVDMPGGGGKVPVMPNYLISHSDNKSILRNYEGLIGSYPEPEEHDCHCSTSESVANNTYDDSSGVSHLFGDSQAMLEPHEVTGRTK; encoded by the coding sequence ATGAAACTTCCCTACATCAACAATACCAATCCTCTCTACTTCCAAAAATTTCCCCTCTGGAACAAGGTGTCCCGCGAACAATGGATGGACTACAAATGGCAGATGAAGAATACTATTACTACAGGTGCCCATCTTCAAAAAATAATTCCCCTCAGTGACGAGGCACGCGATCGCATCGATTCTACCCTCAGCAAATACAAGTTTGCCGTCACTCCCTATTGGGCCTCTCTCATCGATGAGAAAAATCCCGAATGTCCTTTTCTGTTGCAAGCGGTGCCCACGCCCAGTGAATTGAGCGTGGCGGAAGTGGATCTTGAAGATCCCCTGGGTGAAGATGTGGATTCTCCCGTGCCAGGCCTGACCCATCGTTATCCCGATCGTGTGCTGGTTTTGATTACCAGTATCTGTTCGCTTTACTGCCGTTTTTGTACGAGGCGACGCCTCATCCTCGACAAGGAAGGACATCTGAAGCGAGGACAAATAGAACGTATTCTGGAGTACATCGGTCAGCATAGGGAAATCCGCGATGTCATCCTTTCCGGTGGCGATGCAGTGGTGACGGGATCCATTTTGGAAAGCTGGCTCAAGGGGTTGCGGGCTATCCCTCATGTGGAAATTATTCGCATCGCCTCCAAAGTCCCTTGTGTCATGCCCATGCGCATCACCGATGAATTGGCGAGGATGATCAAAAAATATCAGCCTGTTTTTTTCATGACCCATTTTAATCATCCTTTTGAGATTACGCCCGAGTCTGCAGAGGCCTGCGCACGCCTGGTGGATCATGGTATCCCGGTAATGAATCAGACGGTCTTGTTGCGTAAAATCAATTCCGATCCGGTGATCATGAAAAAACTCATGCAAGAATTGTTGCGCATTCGAGTGAAACCCTATTACATCTATCAGTGCGATTTGTCCGAAGGGCTTTCGCATTTTAGAACGCCGCTCGGGAAAGGGATTGAAATTATCGAATATCTTCGGGGCCACACCTCAGGTTTGGCGGTTCCGGAATTTGTGGTCGACATGCCTGGAGGCGGCGGCAAAGTACCGGTGATGCCCAATTATTTGATTTCGCATTCGGACAATAAATCTATCTTGAGAAATTACGAAGGCCTGATAGGAAGTTATCCCGAACCCGAAGAGCACGATTGCCATTGCTCTACTTCGGAATCGGTAGCAAATAATACCTATGACGATTCTTCGGGGGTTTCTCATTTATTCGGTGATTCGCAGGCGATGCTGGAACCTCATGAGGTGACGGGAAGGACGAAATAG
- a CDS encoding L-erythro-3,5-diaminohexanoate dehydrogenase — MRIEPNPYGTHRVISPRGVLPQAAIQLNVALPLFSNEILIEVKKLNIDSTSFCQIVKSEVTGEKVRAKILEIVTQCGKMHNPVTNSGGMLIGRVKEIGKNYQGPLPLKTGDEIATLVSLTLTPLHLEKIDRIDFKTGQVACSGHAILFETGIAASLPADIPQNIALALLDVCGAPALVQRYARAGDKILFVGSGKSARLSAAALKNKWEGQIQIHALDISQGSLKEMKQMKLADEIFKIDATSVGALLAAPELCNNYDLVVNVANVPGTEMSSILAVKERGRILFFSMATAFGKVALGAEGIGKDAEFIIGNGYAQGHAELALDVYRNHTGLRKWFEEKYKI, encoded by the coding sequence ATGCGCATCGAACCCAACCCTTATGGAACGCATCGCGTCATTTCTCCCCGGGGAGTACTGCCTCAAGCGGCCATTCAACTGAATGTGGCACTTCCCCTCTTTAGCAACGAAATTTTAATTGAAGTAAAAAAACTCAATATTGATTCGACCAGTTTTTGTCAGATTGTGAAAAGTGAAGTTACCGGAGAAAAAGTACGGGCAAAAATTTTAGAGATCGTGACCCAATGTGGAAAGATGCACAACCCAGTCACCAACTCGGGTGGCATGCTGATTGGACGAGTGAAGGAAATCGGAAAAAATTACCAGGGCCCTCTCCCTCTGAAAACAGGAGACGAAATTGCCACGCTGGTTTCTCTCACCCTTACTCCCCTTCATCTCGAAAAAATTGATCGTATCGATTTTAAAACGGGTCAGGTTGCTTGTTCGGGACATGCCATTCTTTTTGAAACCGGAATTGCGGCAAGCTTGCCTGCGGATATCCCTCAAAACATTGCCCTGGCGCTTTTGGATGTCTGCGGCGCACCGGCTTTGGTGCAGCGCTATGCCCGAGCAGGGGATAAAATTCTTTTTGTTGGATCCGGAAAGTCGGCCAGGCTTTCTGCGGCGGCCTTGAAAAATAAATGGGAAGGTCAGATTCAAATTCATGCGCTCGATATCTCTCAAGGGAGTTTGAAAGAAATGAAACAAATGAAACTGGCCGATGAGATTTTTAAAATAGATGCCACATCTGTAGGGGCGCTGCTCGCCGCGCCCGAACTCTGTAACAATTATGATCTGGTTGTCAACGTCGCCAATGTTCCCGGCACAGAAATGAGTTCCATCCTGGCCGTGAAAGAAAGAGGACGCATCCTCTTCTTCAGCATGGCCACTGCGTTTGGAAAAGTGGCGCTGGGTGCTGAAGGGATAGGCAAAGACGCCGAATTCATTATTGGAAACGGCTATGCGCAGGGGCATGCGGAGTTGGCACTGGACGTGTATCGAAATCATACGGGTTTGAGGAAATGGTTTGAGGAGAAATATAAAATATGA
- a CDS encoding DUF4215 domain-containing protein has product MKKNKLVVVAVSVFSFMFLPHPGYTQIFQNSDTACESVPVLCSSASTAPYTTCTSYANSISCKSKFSKTDMNNDGYTDCVLLNATDRIATSWPTFSVMLNAGSSQSACGTAPGVFNNTTDYMVVPIDMNIQERRNGSVVTGRLANTDPGDYVWFDRNYAEYPSYIGVLLPGFDLTTDEPASPLIELMSNAPADYTNGEAWPSMVLSNCGGQGLATDLYYPLVYRLNAEKLQIHALRYGAYDTNISTGIVASQHATVSIALGDFNEDGQNDVALAVNDAVSDGGLGSQLVICLSTGACSTGSIGFNCSTVQIMGAGSSHTTADDLKLMSIVTGDFNGDHHQDIAITESGFVDPTHRGVHVFQGKGNGSFVSPGIHIDGNLNGNPSAVPYALTTGCFNNDNYEDIAYSYDDGVKGAVGLILSEVNGSGDIASSTPSKLSFISGSAAAATVRGIDAADFDGLGGDDIVALATNGSSVRSAYIFMNKIELVHADAGPPASVNVGVNLPITGASCSIDPTETVSYNINWLTSSTPPGAAAPTYSSTTTLAPTVNFSSAGTYILKLRCEVSRCGNSGSNFRGTAAKIVNVSSPAVCGNGIPEPGEQCDHGALNGTPGDRCSSTCASLTCGDGIVQADLGEQCDHGVANGTQGNSCSSTCTSLKCGDGIVQRDLGEECDDGNNINGDGCDQQCRIERCGNGRIDQGEQCDDGNNISGDGCDSSCKIEVCGDHIIDAHEQCDDGNTVSGDGCSSTCQTEGTIQCGNHIIETGEGCDDGALNGTPGDPCSADCKVITANPVCGNRVIETGEACDDGNTQSGDGCSSSCTLENVANPPPVLPSGFDSQGGCAASLNPQTPLSPTNFILIISGAVILLVVRKDKQKK; this is encoded by the coding sequence ATGAAAAAAAATAAACTTGTTGTGGTAGCAGTAAGCGTTTTTTCTTTCATGTTTCTCCCTCATCCGGGATACACTCAAATATTTCAAAACTCAGATACAGCCTGTGAGTCTGTGCCCGTTTTATGCAGTTCGGCTTCCACCGCGCCCTACACCACTTGTACCAGTTATGCGAATTCCATCAGCTGCAAAAGTAAATTTTCAAAAACAGACATGAACAACGACGGCTACACCGATTGTGTTTTATTGAATGCTACAGATCGTATTGCCACTTCGTGGCCCACATTCAGTGTGATGCTAAATGCAGGGTCCTCTCAAAGTGCCTGTGGAACTGCACCCGGCGTTTTTAATAATACTACAGACTACATGGTTGTCCCCATCGACATGAATATACAGGAGAGAAGAAATGGATCTGTTGTAACCGGTCGTCTTGCAAATACAGACCCTGGAGATTACGTTTGGTTCGATAGAAATTATGCTGAATATCCCTCTTACATCGGGGTACTTTTACCTGGTTTCGATTTGACTACTGACGAACCCGCCTCTCCATTAATAGAGCTAATGTCCAATGCCCCTGCAGACTACACCAATGGAGAAGCCTGGCCCAGCATGGTGTTATCAAATTGTGGGGGCCAAGGCCTGGCAACAGATCTTTACTACCCCTTGGTTTACAGACTAAACGCCGAGAAGCTGCAAATTCATGCCCTGAGGTATGGGGCCTATGATACCAATATCAGCACCGGGATTGTTGCATCTCAACACGCAACTGTTTCCATTGCCCTGGGCGATTTTAATGAAGACGGTCAAAATGACGTAGCATTGGCAGTCAATGATGCCGTATCCGATGGTGGGCTTGGGAGTCAATTGGTCATCTGCCTCAGCACTGGAGCCTGTTCTACAGGCAGCATTGGGTTTAATTGCAGCACGGTTCAAATTATGGGCGCTGGCAGTAGCCATACTACAGCAGACGACTTGAAATTGATGTCGATAGTCACTGGGGATTTTAACGGAGACCACCATCAGGATATTGCAATCACAGAATCCGGTTTTGTCGACCCTACCCATAGAGGAGTTCATGTTTTTCAAGGAAAGGGAAATGGCTCCTTTGTTAGCCCGGGAATCCATATCGATGGGAATTTAAATGGCAACCCTAGTGCGGTTCCCTATGCTTTGACCACGGGATGTTTCAACAACGACAACTACGAAGATATTGCCTACAGTTATGACGATGGCGTCAAAGGTGCGGTAGGATTGATTTTGTCCGAAGTGAATGGGTCGGGGGATATTGCTTCCAGCACCCCCAGCAAGCTCTCTTTCATTTCGGGTTCAGCTGCAGCCGCAACGGTAAGAGGGATAGACGCTGCGGACTTCGACGGGCTGGGAGGTGATGATATTGTTGCCTTAGCTACCAATGGTTCTTCTGTCAGATCTGCCTACATCTTCATGAACAAAATAGAACTTGTGCATGCCGATGCAGGCCCGCCAGCCTCGGTGAATGTTGGAGTGAATTTGCCTATTACCGGTGCTTCTTGCAGCATCGACCCTACTGAAACTGTTTCATACAACATCAACTGGTTAACAAGTTCCACGCCGCCGGGTGCAGCAGCCCCCACTTATTCGAGCACCACGACCCTTGCTCCCACGGTTAATTTTTCTTCCGCAGGGACGTACATCTTAAAACTCAGATGTGAGGTCTCGCGCTGTGGAAACAGTGGCAGTAACTTCAGGGGCACAGCCGCCAAGATCGTCAATGTCAGTTCACCCGCTGTTTGCGGCAACGGTATTCCAGAACCTGGTGAGCAATGTGATCATGGAGCTTTAAATGGAACTCCAGGTGACAGATGTTCTTCTACCTGCGCTTCCCTCACATGTGGAGACGGTATTGTTCAGGCAGACCTTGGAGAGCAATGTGATCATGGTGTCGCCAATGGAACTCAAGGAAACAGCTGTTCCTCCACTTGCACTTCCCTAAAATGTGGAGACGGCATTGTTCAAAGAGATCTTGGAGAAGAATGCGATGATGGAAACAACATCAATGGAGATGGTTGCGATCAACAGTGCAGAATAGAAAGATGTGGAAATGGAAGGATTGATCAGGGAGAACAATGCGACGATGGCAACAACATCAGCGGAGATGGTTGCGATTCCAGCTGCAAAATTGAAGTCTGCGGAGACCATATTATAGACGCCCATGAACAATGCGACGATGGCAACACGGTTTCTGGCGATGGGTGTTCTTCTACTTGTCAAACCGAAGGAACCATTCAATGTGGCAATCATATAATAGAAACAGGCGAGGGTTGCGATGATGGCGCTCTCAATGGAACCCCCGGAGATCCTTGTTCTGCCGATTGTAAAGTCATTACAGCAAACCCTGTCTGTGGCAATCGTGTCATAGAAACGGGAGAGGCTTGTGATGATGGGAACACACAGAGTGGAGATGGATGCAGCAGCTCTTGCACACTTGAAAACGTAGCAAATCCACCTCCTGTCTTGCCTTCTGGCTTCGACAGCCAGGGGGGCTGCGCGGCTTCGTTGAATCCTCAGACGCCGTTATCGCCAACGAATTTCATTCTCATTATCAGTGGTGCTGTTATTTTATTGGTGGTGCGGAAAGACAAGCAAAAAAAATGA
- a CDS encoding response regulator transcription factor yields the protein MPIQILVVEDEPDIAGLIAFNLKQEGYLCFLAIDARSALEKIKKEKIDFIILDLMLPGMNGLDLCRNLKANPKTQKIPVLILTAKGGEIDRVVGFELGADDYMVKPFSPRELILRIKAILKRMSEPKNKGAQFYQHGLLRLDTDQHRVWVKEKELQFTATEFKLLEFFLKSHSRILTREILLDQVWGYEVAVTTRTIDTHVKRLREKLGEAGEYIETVRGVGYRLAEEA from the coding sequence ATGCCTATTCAAATCCTCGTCGTCGAAGACGAACCTGATATCGCCGGCCTCATTGCCTTTAACTTAAAGCAAGAAGGTTACCTCTGCTTTTTGGCGATAGATGCAAGGTCAGCCCTTGAAAAAATTAAAAAAGAAAAAATTGATTTTATTATTTTGGATTTAATGCTTCCGGGCATGAATGGTCTCGATCTCTGCCGCAATTTGAAGGCGAATCCTAAAACGCAAAAAATTCCTGTGCTGATTCTTACAGCCAAAGGGGGAGAAATTGATCGTGTTGTAGGTTTTGAATTGGGGGCGGACGATTACATGGTGAAACCCTTCAGCCCGCGGGAACTGATTCTGCGCATTAAGGCAATTCTCAAGCGGATGAGTGAGCCTAAAAACAAAGGGGCTCAATTTTATCAGCATGGGCTGCTGCGTTTGGATACTGATCAACATCGTGTCTGGGTGAAGGAAAAAGAACTGCAATTCACTGCGACAGAATTCAAACTGCTGGAATTTTTTCTCAAGAGTCATTCGCGTATCCTTACCCGAGAAATTCTACTCGACCAGGTGTGGGGTTATGAGGTGGCGGTGACCACGCGAACCATAGACACCCACGTGAAGCGCCTCCGTGAAAAGTTGGGGGAGGCCGGGGAATATATTGAAACGGTCCGCGGGGTGGGATATCGCTTAGCGGAGGAAGCCTGA
- a CDS encoding PAS domain-containing protein, whose amino-acid sequence MNFISLLFLLILLFLVYRLRADYLGKLQVLEQANTLNIKKNITDLKLLESETLRLRAVLEGMQEGVMLIDENRRIRLVNTSLLKIFNLQESPLGKTPLEVFRNIALEKMLEKIFSDCEFCEQEIVLEGPVPSYLQVHSGRVKNTQGAVIVFHDVTHLRKLEQVRREFVANASHELKTPLAAIKGYTETLLAGAYRDETHALKFLKIIETHANRLHAIINDLLDLSKMESAQYQLKIEKIEVAALFEELRATFAQACEQKNIRFEISPFQQQQVWADLPALRQILSNLLENAIKYSPTAARISLSLETQGEKVVFQVKDTGPGIAPEHLSRLFERFYRVDPSRSREQGGTGLGLPIVKHLVQHHGGRVWVESHFGEGACFYVELPQRGMI is encoded by the coding sequence ATGAATTTTATTTCCCTCCTATTTTTATTGATTCTCCTTTTTTTGGTTTATCGCTTGCGAGCCGATTATTTAGGCAAACTGCAGGTTCTGGAACAAGCCAACACCCTCAATATAAAAAAAAATATTACGGATTTGAAGTTGCTCGAGTCAGAAACCCTAAGGCTGAGAGCCGTGCTGGAAGGCATGCAGGAAGGGGTGATGCTGATCGACGAAAATCGAAGAATCAGATTGGTGAATACAAGTCTTTTAAAAATTTTTAATCTTCAGGAAAGCCCTCTGGGAAAAACTCCCCTGGAAGTGTTTAGAAATATCGCCCTGGAAAAAATGTTGGAGAAAATTTTTAGCGATTGTGAATTTTGTGAGCAAGAGATTGTTTTGGAGGGGCCCGTCCCCAGTTATCTTCAGGTGCATTCGGGGCGCGTGAAAAATACTCAAGGGGCCGTGATTGTGTTTCATGATGTGACTCATCTGAGAAAACTCGAACAGGTGCGTCGCGAATTTGTGGCGAATGCCTCCCACGAACTCAAAACTCCTCTGGCGGCCATTAAGGGATACACCGAAACCTTGCTGGCTGGGGCTTACCGGGATGAAACCCATGCACTCAAATTTTTAAAAATCATCGAAACTCATGCCAACCGACTCCATGCGATTATCAACGATTTGCTCGACCTTTCCAAAATGGAATCGGCGCAATATCAGCTCAAGATAGAAAAAATTGAGGTTGCGGCTTTGTTCGAAGAATTGAGAGCTACCTTTGCACAAGCTTGTGAACAAAAAAATATCCGCTTTGAAATTTCTCCTTTTCAACAGCAGCAGGTCTGGGCCGATTTACCCGCGCTGCGGCAGATTCTTTCCAACCTCCTTGAGAATGCGATCAAGTACAGTCCAACGGCTGCGCGCATCAGCTTGAGTTTGGAAACGCAAGGTGAAAAGGTCGTGTTTCAAGTGAAAGATACCGGCCCGGGCATAGCGCCAGAGCATTTATCCCGTCTCTTCGAAAGGTTCTACCGAGTCGACCCTTCCCGCTCCAGAGAGCAGGGGGGCACAGGCTTGGGTCTACCGATTGTCAAACACCTCGTGCAACATCATGGCGGCCGGGTGTGGGTAGAAAGCCACTTTGGAGAAGGGGCTTGTTTTTATGTCGAGTTACCGCAACGGGGGATGATCTAG